The Manduca sexta isolate Smith_Timp_Sample1 chromosome 24, JHU_Msex_v1.0, whole genome shotgun sequence nucleotide sequence AAATGATGTCCAATTATACATCAACTAACGTGTTACGAGTAACTAGGGAGGGTAATATACTAGTTgatgtgaattttatttaataattttcgtgAACTATATAAGCAGAATTTATAATCGACTTCAACATTTAAGTGTTTATACACTTAAATGTTGAAGTCGATTGATTTTCCGAGCGTTTACAGCGATGAGTTTTGAGTCTTTTACCCTTTCACGTAAAACCTACGCCTACTTATTTCATGCcgagaaattaaaataaaacatttattcactTGTCAATTATCTCCATAGCATGCAGAGTGACACATAGCATATTGATAATTACatagttgcataattatattCATGTTTGTTTAGCATCGTAGAGTACTCCAGATATGCCCGGCACAATGTAGAGTCTTTTAGTAATAAATGCTATAGTATATTTggtggtttaatttaatataatgagaGACTTTCTATGAacaccatataaaaaaatcagtgaACATAGCATGCAAATAGCTTGCGAAAAGTGTAATGAATAAATGGTTTATTTGAAAAGTTATTCTTTGTTAAAACAAAATCCTACGCTGTTTATGGTACTTGGTAATTAATCAGATTATTGGTCCTTCAAAACAATCCACGTGCATTATTAACAGGTGTGGATTGTGTTGGATTGATGGCAGCTCGTCGATACCTATTGTCTACGAGTATATAGGTCAAAAGGCACTCCACAGCTGACCTTTGCACTAACGATGCAAGTGGATTATTTCGGACCTGCTGCAGCTCTTGGTGTTCATAATAGCATCTCTTCAGAAGGCACCTGCGCCCGGAGACCCATTGTTGTAGCTGAAAAGATTCATTCAATTTGATTAATTCCAGCTATTCTTGGAGGTCTGGGCTTGTGTGGACTGGACTAATTTGCTGCGAAGGTTTTGTTAGTTTTGATAATTGAAGCTGGAATAGAAATactaactttttattataatgatgtaATGCTGAATACGAGATTCTTCTAATTGGAGGGGCTAGTTTTCGTCCATAACATTGAGCTACTGCGGGTTGATAGACGTCATATCAGAAATTATTATGAAGGACATTCCGGGTATTCAGATATTCTTTCTCgttatgttttcctttatcgttCAATCAGCAATAATTcaatacacacaatataatttcGAAAAGCCAGTGGTGCCGTCCGTTCCGTGCCCCGATAAAAAACTGATTAAGGTAGGTACGTTTAACTTCACGTAGTTTGCAATGTTTTGCGGTTGTGAAACAGAATGGAGTAAGGGTCGAAACTCGAGAGTTTCGTTTCATAATAAGGGTTTAGCAATGCGGTTTGGAGAAAATCTATTTCCAGTAGACTTTGTATGCAAATATTACGCGggctatatttaattaaagagaTCTATCTATCttatgattgattgatttacTCGTATGTTTATGACGACGATTAGGCAACCATAAGGAGAGTAAAGACCCTGTAATGTGGAATTATTTAACAATCAAGAAACTGTTGCTGAAAGGGCTTGTACGGTTGATAACAATAATACTAATGTAAcgtaattttaagttttgaatcATGCTTGTATTGTTGCTGGTGTAGTCAGGGATGTAACTGATGCACTCACTATTTGCCTAGTTTATTTTCTCTCATATGCAAGGTAGAAAGACAACCTGATAAAGATCGGGAGatcacgctggatgcaggctgcATTTGACAGGTCTAGAAAACTAGGGGAAATCTATGTTTAGCTGTGGACTTCATCTCGCTGATGTGATGACATGAAAGAGAACAAAGTAATCACAATAATTTTCCGGTGCTATTCATTATTTCTCCAGCAGTACATTTTATAGTACCTACGTCATACAGGTTAAATTTCTACCGTGCCAAACAATGTACAATGTACTACATACAGTAGGAAATAAAACTGAACTGAACTGACCCGATTAACTGTATTCAGAAGTTGTGCCGCTACGTTGGACGCGACCTGCAAACTGTACATGAATGGGGATTGTTATTTACGCTAAAGACCCGACTTGTAATACCTGCGGAAACTCCTAATGGTGCCTTTTTAGACTAAGTGCCACTACTCAGCATAAACGTAttagtttatgtaaaaaatatgaattgagGGTAGTTGTGTTTTTTATGAAGAGGAGTGCAAGTCATTTGTCTGATGTTTTACGCTACCAAGTACAAATAATAGGAATTGTACCCTCAAATTGAATTACGAGAACTGTCTAACCTTGAAATTTACTCATCGGATGTTGTTGTATCTATACTACGGTGGTCTACGGTGTATGTAATTATACTATATACATAGATGAGAGACATTTGTAGTATAACAAGGGGtggtaagtaggtacttatacaTACCACAATACACATCGATTTTTGTAACGTCTATTGCGTGAATAAATTAGCAGTATTAGATACACTTACACAAGTTATACTTCAAAttctcatgccttttatccccgagggTGTAGACAGAGGCGCAGCTGATGCACCTGCTTTCCGCCGTATGTATACTGTTCCAAgatgtgataggaggtgagAAATTCCGGACTTCGGACTAATATTGGGTAGAAAAAACCAGTATTACGTTGcgcgacccggggatcgaacccgagacctcagaacTGCTGTCGTACCGTAGtccaactacgccaccggggcaGTCTTTCCAAGaattatgtatagatttaacCGTTAGTTTTCATGTggatttctatatattatttattataatattcttttataaaatttatatctatcTAGAAAAGGACGAAAAATACCTACATTAGATACTTTGTTTACGTTGTCAGCAATTTCCTTTGAATAATAAGTTCATGGCGGGGTAAAAGGCGAAGTTACATTCACCAACTTTATTGTAAAACCGTCAACTGTTTCGGAATTGACGTCAAGAAGCATTTGAATGGGAAATTAAAGAGCAGTCCGAGTTCGGACTGATTATATGATTAAAGCTTTCTACATGCCGAAGAATAACAGTAATTGTGCAAGTTATTGCCTTTTCATATCTTAAATCGACTTTTTTGTTTGAGACGGCCAAGCCTGTTGAATATGTACCTAGAGTGCaggctaaataaaaaaaggaagacGGTTGAGTCCATTTTCGGTCGCTAGTGTTATGTCGGTCTGTTATTAGGTACACAGGCCGATCATCAAATGGTTTTACTGTGTCCTACTTTACCCCAGACTCCTGAGCCTGGACGTATCTTCGCTGGAAGATGTCTACTGGTTGGAGGACACGACGGCTCGCCATGTCCTGGAGTCAAAGGATTTCGGGGCGTGGTCCGCTGCACGGCAGAGCCTTCCGACCGGCAAGGAAGCGCTGCAGACCTTAAAGGCGGACCTGTGGAGTGCTGTTGTGAAGAACAGCAAGCATCAGGACGCTTGGACATGGGGTTAGCGAATTTCAtaacagtttaaatattatgatcgaTTGACGAAACGATTAGACATAGTCTACAGCGTGGATTTACAACAGTAAAATTAGATgtacttaaattttttcgaGCTATTACTTCAGCCAGTACATATTAGTTAAAACTTCAAGCTAAAAGACTCGCGTAATTAGATAGATTCATTATGAGCAGATTTATAATGGAAAATTTGAGTGGTAATGTTGTTTGCAGGTGGTATGTTGGTGGTCTCGGTGTCGGTGTGCGGGCTGGTGACGCTGGCGGCGATGACGCAGCCCTCCCTCGCACCCGAGGCTAAGCACTCGCTGCTGCAGTACGTCACCGGGAAGTACCTGCACCCGCCTAGTTGTAAGGTGGGTTTTgctttaacattttatgtctcACTTGAGAAGATTCTTTGTTAGATTATTCTCTTAGACCTCGTTTGGTATCCTTAATAGCATTTCAAGTGGGGTCTGGAAACCAGACGCTAAACTTTGTGTGTAAGAACGTTTGCTAGCTGTTGGTAACGTTAGAATTTTCGACTCTATTTTTGGGACAAAATGTCAGAAAAATCTTATCAGTTATGACTTAACCCAATACAGATATACATTGTTGGGAATTGAAACACGTTTGGGATTAAGCAACGATCACCACCTTCTCTGGGCAGGTGGAGTGGGGTTGGCAGGAGCCGCAGGCCGTCGGCGAGACGATGTGCTTCACGGTGTACTGCTATCAGCGCAACGGGCAGCCGTACCCGATCTGCGACACCGACGAGCTCACCGTCACCATCACCAACGGTACCAGAAAGGTGAGCTCGGACATTAGCcgttgttatttgtttatttatgtatgccgagacatttttaatatttaaccttGTGTGGTACagatatacaaaaatgtaggttATCGAGTAACTTCACAGCTCCTGTTGATCATtacttagttataataaatttgctaATTTGAGAATTTGAAAGTGTATCTTGAACTGTACTTGTTTTATGCTTATACCTACTACCTGCCCCTTGAAGATAAAGAAAGTAGTGTGTGTGAGTAACACACAGATTTCACTTATCAGGTAACTGCAGTTATAGAGCTGGGCTCTGGAGATCCAGCCCAAGCTCATACTGCGCGGGTTAAATTCACTGTCAGGATGTCGGGAGTGTACCTCATATCCATTTTGATTGGTaagaaatttgtattattatcattattgctGTTTGCATTGGgacagattttaattttttgtttaatacagtcttattttttgtgtttatgtgcgatatttatttttcgtttaattaTTACGTTAGCTGTTAATAGGGGTAGCTATTTGGGGTGGTGACCAATGAGATAGTGTCGTGTAGCGATCTGGACGAGCAGGCGTCATGATTAAGATGTGGTCAGAGGGCGCGGCGGTGggcggcagtccgttccgcaagTGGTTCGTGGCGGGGCGCGTGGAGGCGCGGCGCTCGCGCGTGGCGCGCGCGCACGCGGCGCTGGTGTGGGCGGCCGGCCACGCGCGCCGCCTGCACGTGCACCCGCGCGACCAGTACGACAACCCGCGCCGCTGCAGGCGCCGCTGCAGGCGCCGCTGCAGGCGCCGCTGCAGCCCAACGTGAGTGGCTTACAATATCCAGACGATACTACACATGTTAttcctttttaatatatttcatgctTTTGTACGCTGTTTACTTCTTGCTGTATATATATTTTCGGTAACTTATATAGGTACTTCTGGCAACTTATATAGGTACTTCTGACGGCTTATATAGGTACTTCTAGCGATTTGTGTATTTTCAGCTACTTATATATTTGATGCCATTTAATACATATTCTGTCTCACGTATTTTCAGAGCCTtatagtggcgaaaggtgaaatattccgaaagggaacccgacaaaacgtatatgtactaatatgcataaatacgatctgcaaatcgttatTATGATAATTGAATTGTACATAAAgcaaatcgggttatatggatccttcgccactggcgCCTTTACaccgaaaaaaaaatccaactcAATTTTATTGGATGTAATGTGTTACGATAGTTCGTTCAGCACTTTCATTTTCTTTTGAACCCAGTGTACGTTCACTGTATTCGATATTTTACGCTCTTCCACTCTTTATTTCCATTATTATACAGTAGGCATGATGACCCTTTAATTATATCACACTTTCTACTTGGATGAAAGAGATACCGCCCTAACAAATGTTATCAGTCTGGCGTGCAGGAGTTCTCGATCCGCATCAACCCGGCCGGTGGAGAAGTAGACGAGGAGCTCTCCTCATCAGCTCAGTTCGAGTACGACGCGGTGAACCAGCGGGTCTCCCTCACGCTCTGCTTCCCCAAGCCTGGAATATACCAGGCCGCGGTCTACTACGACGGGGTGTTGTTGCACAATGGACAGTTTGAATGCATAGTGCTTACTGGTATGTCtactttatttgtttctttaatttagCTTTTGGTCGCAGGTTTTAAGCGTTTATTTTTTCAGAAAAGTAAATTAAGAAGAATAAAGTAGAATCTATTTTAGAAAACTTTTATCCACTTACAGTAGtcttcaataaatgatcccaatctcaatctacAACCCGATTTCAATAATTAagtaaccaatcaaaataagtcatttgtaagcttgtgatttgtttttcttattggttcatttttgcTATAGAACGAAAAAAGTAATTGAGATTGTTTCTTGAAAATGGCGATTATACATAGAAACCAGTTGCATTCAGTCCGAGTTCAGGACCTCTTGATTGTGGTCGTGCGTCTACGCGACAAAACTCGGTAGTTAGgtcttttttaaaattccataattttataatatcgtCATCGGAAATTCGATTTGTTGTAAACACACTTGTATGGTCAGGACTTCAGTCCATTATAATGTTGTCAGGCGAGGTAAAATACACACTGCAAACATAAGTCTGAGTATGGTAACTTTGGCGACGTCAGCTTGTTGTTAATGACGACAGCAGTGGATAAATGGTGTAAAGCACCTATTGTCGGCAGCGAGCGACACGGCGACGGTGCAGCGCAACATATCGTCGAAGCAGCATAACATCTGCTACGAGGCGCGGCTACTGTCGCCGGGCAAGCCGCGGCGCGTGCTCTGCTGCATCAGCCCCAAGCAGTTCACCATCAAGGACTACATCCTTAAGTTCATACCTAAGAGGATCACCTCCTTCCGCTTGTGTCCTTCTACTAAGGTAAGGTTTGTTTGTTATACAGATAAAAAGttgtattataacataaattgtaataaacaacTCAATTGAAGTTAGACAAACATTTTCtaggattaaaaaaatattccatctTTGTGTAAGAGAGCCgtatacattattaaattaaatatattcttaaagcGTTTAAGAGTTGTATAAATTGTGGTTGTCAGTTAATATTGAAGCCGACGCCGCCGGACTCGGGCCCTGGCGGTGAGTTCTCGCTAGAGGACGGAGTGCAGCCCTCGCTGGAATTAGTGTCAGCTGAGAGGGACCTGATTGCGGCCACGTTCACGCAATTGCTCATCGCCAACTGTGGCGGAGAAGATTCATTCAAGGTTGGTGTGGTTTGCAAAGGAGTTGAGGTGTTGTAGTTAATGTAATGATGGTGTTTAGTGTTGCCCGCGCGCGTGCGTGTCCGCAGAACAAGCAGGAGTTCTTCTACAGCTCGCTGCGCGCGGCGCACGCGCGGGCGCCGCGCGACAAGCtgtgcgtgcgcgtgcgccgcgACCAGCTCGTGCGCTCGCCGCTGCGCGCCACCAAACACTTCACGCTGGCGCACTGGTGCCGCAACTTCGACGTCTCCTTCCACGGCGAGCAGGGTACGGCTTATGAGAAACCCAACGTTACCTCATCTTATAACTACTCTTCATTAACTCATTTTGGAGCATTCATTAATTGATTGTGTGATATTTTTCCCGATTTATAACATgtgataaaaagttatttttgtattgaaatatggTCACATTGTCGTTTATTTTTCACATGCTACTAAAGCACTTTAAAATTTTCTCTattaattataaccacacttgatattactttattttttaattcaattaattttatcctGAAATTACTCCctgaatataacaaaataatttgtttaactcaagtttatttataagtacttcAAATAGACTGTGTAACGTGCGCATTTGAACCGGGAGTAAGCCCGCGCCGTCCTTGTGCCGCTCTGTTGACCAATCACCTCCCGCGCCGCCGACGCGGGCCAGCTCGCGCCGACGCGGCGGTTTACAAGCGCTCGTAATACGACTCGCTACACACTGCAAAGTGCGCGAT carries:
- the LOC119190467 gene encoding LOW QUALITY PROTEIN: apoptosis-resistant E3 ubiquitin protein ligase 1-like (The sequence of the model RefSeq protein was modified relative to this genomic sequence to represent the inferred CDS: inserted 2 bases in 1 codon; added 361 bases not found in genome assembly); amino-acid sequence: MSKRVYYMGTTFIICSLLYLVREDVAQIFEDESAKVDEWLDQNDLGEYKKLFREHGISTLSGCGSPEQLERLPELPAAEERXLRRAAQVLQQRLVLRQWLATHRLQHVYTKLLSLDVSSLEDVYWLEDTTARHVLESKDFGAWSAARQSLPTGKEALQTLKADLWSAVVKNSKHQDAWTWGGMLVVSVSVCGLVTLAAMTQPSLAPEAKHSLLQYVTGKYLHPPSCKVEWGWQEPQAVGETMCFTVYCYQRNGQPYPICDTDELTVTITNGTRKVTAVIELGSGDPAQAHTARVKFTVRMSGVYLISILIEGAAVGGSPFRKWFVAGRVEARRSRVARAHAALVWAAVRQPAPLQAPLQAPLQAPLQPNSGVQEFSIRINPAGGEVDEELSSSAQFEYDAVNQRVSLTLCFPKPGIYQAAVYYDGVLLHNGQFECIVLTASDTATVQRNISSKQHNICYEARLLSPGKPRRVLCCISPKQFTIKDYILKFIPKRITSFRLCPSTKLILKPTPPDSGPGGEFSLEDGVQPSLELVSAERDLIAATFTQLLIANCGGEDSFKNKQEFFYSSLRAAHARAPRDKLCVRVRRDQLVRSPLRATKHFTLAHWCRNFDVSFHGEQGVDWGGVRREWFSLLCGQLFDAKFGLFVPFHDSPTGLVHPNPDRPPHLKLKHFELAGKLVGKCLYESALGGPHRQLVRARLTRSFRAMIIGLRVHYKYFEQDDPELYLSKIKYVLETDLDASETELELYFAEDVYDSNGRLVETHDLVPNGSTIRVRNSTKLQYLDALAQWRLAARCRRETDAFLRGLTLLVPDNLLAIFDENELELLVCGSGEARV